GCCGCTCTGGCGGTGGGCGACAGCCCGGGCGGCCCCCGCGTCAACGAGATCAATCTCCAGCAGCCCGTGACGAAGATCGCCGAGGAGCTCTACGACCTTCACACGATGATGCTGATCCTCTGCACGGTGATCTTCGTCGGCGTGTTCGGCGTGATGTTCTATTCGATCTTCGCGCACCGTAAGTCGAAAGGCCACAAGGCCGCCAATTTCCACGAAAGCACCACCGTCGAAATCATCTGGACGATCGTGCCGTTCATCATCGTCGTGCTGATGGCGCTGCCCGCCACGAAGGCCGTCGTCGCGATGAAGGACACGACGAACGCCGATCTCACGGTCAAGGTCACCGGCTACCAGTGGAAGTGGGGCTACGACTACGTGAAGGGCCCGGGCGAAGGCATCAGCTTCCTGTCCACGCTGTCGACGCCGCGCGCCGAAGTGAACGGCCAGCAGCCGATCAGCGACACCTATCTGCAGGAAGTCGATCACCCGCTCGTCGTGCCGGTCAACAAGAAGATCCGCGTGATCACGACCGCGAACGACGTCGTCCACTCGTGGTACGTGCCCGCGTTCGGCGTGAAGCAGGACGCGATTCCGGGCTTCGTGCGCGATACCTGGTTCAAGGCCGATAAGGTCGGCACCTACCGCGGCTTCTGCACGGAGCTCTGCGGCAAGGAGCACGCGTACATGCCGGTCGTCGTCGAGGTGCTGTCGGACGACGACTACGCGAAGTGGGTGAGCGCGCAGAAGGCGAAGCTCGCCGCGGGCGCGGTCGATCCGAACAAGGTATATACGCGCGCCGAACTGATGGCGCACGGCGAGGAAGTCTACAAGGCGAACTGCGCGGTGTGCCACCAGCCGAACGGCAAGGGCGTCGGCGCGTTCCCCGCGCTCGACGGCGGCAAGATCGTCAACGGCCCGATCGCGGGCCACCTCGAGCAGGTGCTCAAGGGCAAGGGCGCGATGCCGTCGTGGGCGTCGCTGTCGGATCTCGACATCGCGTCGGTGATCACGTACGAGCGCAACTCGTGGGGCAATCACAAGGGCGATTCGCTGCAGCCGAAGCAGGTGGCCGACGCGCGCAACGGCAAGCTGCCGGCTGACGCGCAGCAGGCGGACGGCGGCGCGGCGGCGCCGGCGGCGGATGCCTCGGGCGCGGCCGCGCAGACGCAGGCACGGACGCTGCCGGCGGCAATCTATTTCGAGACGGGCAAGAGCGAGCTGCCGGCGGACGCGAAGGACGCGATCGCCGCGGCGGCCGAATACGTGAAGGCGCATCCGGACGCGAAGCTCGCGTTGTCGGGCTTCACCGACAAGACGGGCTCGGCCGACGCGAACGCCGCACTGGCCAAGCGCCGCGCGCAGATCGTGCGCGATGCGCTGAAGACGGCCGGCGTTGCAGAGGACCGCATCATTCTGAAGAAGCCGGAAACGATCACGGGCGGGGCGGACGCGAAGGAAGCCCGGCGGGTCGAGATCGGCCCGGCGGCTTGACGTGTCGCTGTGTTTGTCGACGTATTCGCATTAGGAGATTCTCATGTCTAGCATCGGGCACGACGTAGCCGCGGGCCACGCGCACGACGACCACGCGCACGAAACCCCGCACGGCTGGCGGCGCTGGCTGTTCGCCACCAACCACAAGGATATCGGTACGCTGTACCTGCTGTTCTCGTTCATCATGTTCCTGTCGGGCGGCGTGATGGCGCTCGCGATTCGCGCCGAGCTGTTCGAGCCGGGCCTGCAGATCATGCGGCCCGAGTTCTTCAATCAGCTCACGACGATGCACGGCCTCATCATGGTGTTCGGCGCGATCATGCCGGCCTTCGTCGGCTTCGCGAACTGGATGATCCCGCTGCAGATCGGCGCGTCGGACATGGCGTTCGCGCGGATGAACAACTTCAGCTTCTGGCTGCTGCCGGTGGCTGCGGTGCTGCTTGTCGGCTCGTTCTTCGCGCCGGGCGGCGCGACGGCCGCCGGCTGGACGCTGTACGCGCCGCTGTCGACGCAGATGGGTCCGGGCATGGACTTCGCGATCTTCGCGGTGCACATCATGGGCGCGTCGTCGATCATGGGCGGGATCAACATCGTCGTGACGATCCTGAACATGCGCGCGCCGGGCATGACGCTGATGAAGATGCCGATGTTCGCGTGGACGTGGCTGATCACGGCCTATCTGCTGATCGCCGTGATGCCGGTTCTGGCGGGCGCGATCACGATGGTGCTGTTCGACCGCCACTTCGGCACGTCGTTCTTCAACGCGGCGGGCGGCGGCGATCCGGTGATGTACCAGCACATCTTCTGGTTCTTCGGCCACCCCGAGGTGTACATCATGATTCTGCCGGCGTTCGGGATCGTGTCGCAGGTGATCCCGGCGTTCTCGCGCAAGCCCCTGTTCGGCTACAGCTCGATGGTGTACGCGACGGCGTCGATCGCGATCCTGTCGTTCATGGTCTGGGCGCACCACATGTTCGTCACCGGCATGCCGGTGACGGGCCAGCTGTTCTTCATGTACGCGACGATGCTGATCGCGGTGCCGACGGGCGTGAAGGTGTTCAACTGGCTCGCGACGATGTGGCGCGGCTCGCTCACGTTCGAGACGCCGATGCTGTTCGCGATCGGCTTCCTGTTCGTGTTCACGATGGGCGGCTTCACGGGCCTGATGCTCGCGATGGCGCCGCTCGACATCCAGTACCACGGCACGTACTTCGTCGTCGCCCACTTCCACTACGTGCTCGTCGCGGGCTCGCTGTTCGCGCTCTTCGCCGGGTGGTATTACTGGGCGCCGAAGTGGACCGGCTGGATGTACAACGAGACGCGCGGGAAGATCCACTTCTGGGCGTCGATGATCTTCTTCAACATCACGTTCTTCCCGATGCACTTCGTCGGTCTCGCGGGCATGCCGCGCCGCTATGCGGACTACCCGGCGCAGTTCACCGATTTCAACCAGCTCGCGACGATCGGCGCATTCGGCTTCGGCCTCGCGCAGGTGTACTTCCTGTTCGCGATCGTGCTGCCCGCGTATCGCGGCGGCGGCGAGCTCGAGCGCGCATCCGACAAGCCGTGGGACGGCGCGACGGGCCTCGAGTGGACGGTGCCGAGCCCGGCTCCGTTCCACACGTTCGAGCATCCGCCGACGGTCGAATAATGGTTTGACGGCGTTCGCCGCCCGTGTCGCACGACGCGGGCGGCGCAAACCGGAACGAAAAAATTCGCATGACCCGGAATTCACAAAAAAGACGAACGTCCGCCGAGATTCGCGCGGGCAACAAGCGGCTGCTCTTGATCCTGCTCATCGTCGTCGCCGTTTTCTTTGTGGGTGCCGTCGTCCGGCAGTGGATTGCGTCCACGTCCTGACGCAGTATTGAGGAAGTCCAGATGTCGAAGTCCGACGCGAACGTCGATCGCGCGTTCAACCGGTCGATGCTCGTGAAGCTCATCGTCGTGGCGGGACTGATGTTCGGTTTCGGCTTCGCGCTGGTGCCGATGTACCGCGCGATCTGCCAGGTCACCGGCATCAATAACCTGCTGCAGCGCGACGTCAGCGAGCGGGAGGCGAAGAACACGCAGATCGATTACACCCGGACGGTGTCGATCGAGCTCGACGCGAACGCACGCGGGCCGCTCGGCTTCAAACCGCAGCGCAGCAGCATCGACGTGCATCCGGGCGAGTTGACGACGGTCGTGTACGAAGTGACGAACGGGCAGGGCAGGACGGTGGTCGCGCAGGCGATCCCGAGCTACGCGCCGAAGCAGGCCACCGAGTTCTTCAAGAAGATCGAGTGCTTCTGCTTCACGCAACAGACGCTCGCGGCGAACGAGACGCGCGACATGCCGGTCGTATTCGTGATCGATCCGAAGCTGCCGAAGGACGTGAAGACGATCACGCTGTCGTACACGTTCTTCGAGCTGAACACGCCCGCGCCAGCGGTGAAGGGCGCGGCGGGGCAGGCGGGCGGCGCCGCGGCGAAGCCCGCCGCGTGACATTGAGGAGGCGACGGTGGTGAGCGGAACGGGCAACAAGAGCACGTTCGTCCAGACGATCAAGGCGGTGATGTGGTCGTTCTTCGGCGTACGCAAGCGGCGCGATCTCGAAGCGGACGCGACGCAACTGAACCCGCTGCACGTGCTGATCGCCGCGCTGATCGGGGCGGCCGTGTTCGTCGGCGTGCTGATCCTGATCGTGCACGCGGTCGTCGGGTAGCGGGGCGGAATCGAGCGGGCGCGCCGCCGTGCGCGTTCGCGAGCGGAAACAAAGCGAGGCGGCGCCGCGCGCACCGCCGCAGAAATAAGCCGGATCGTTCCGGAACAAATTGGACTGAAGTGGAGAATCAAGCATGACCGGTCAAAACGAGAGCCCGTACTATTTCGTGCCGCACCCGTCGCAGCACCCGATCAGCGCGGCCATCGGCCTGCTGATCATGCTCGGCTCGTTCGCGCTGTGGGTGAACGGCGAGCCGTGGGCGCCTTACACGGCGCTCGTCGGTCTGCTGTGGCTGCTGTTCGTGCTGTATCACTGGTTCGGCGACGCGATCGCCGAGTCGGAAGGCGGGATGTACGGCAAGCGGGTCGACAAGTCGTACCGCTGGAGCATGAGCTGGTTCATCTTCTCCGAAGTGATGTTCTTCGGCGCGTTCTTCGGCGCGCTGTTCTATGCGCGCGAAATCGCGATGCACCAGCTCGGCAGCCTCGACTACAAGCTGATCTGGCCGGACTTTTCCGCCGTGTGGCCGAACGAAGGCCCGGGCGCGCTCGTCGGCCATTTCAAGACGATGGGCCCGTGGCCGATCCCGACCCTCAACACCGCGTTGCTGCTGTCGTCGGGCGCGACGCTGACGGTGTCGCATCACGCGCTGCGCGACGATCACCGCAAGAAGGCGATCGCGTGGCTTGCCGCGACGCTCGTGTTCGGCGTCTGCTTCCTGTTCCTGCAGGGCTTCGAATACTTCCACGCGTACAACGAGCTGAACCTGACGCTCGGCTCCGGCGTGTACGGCTCGACGTTCTTCCTGCTGACGGGCTTCCACGGCTTCCACGTGTTCCTGGGCGGCACGATGCTCGCGGTGGTGCTGGTGCGGATGATCCGCGGTCACTTCAAGCCGGATCACCACTTCGCATTCGAAGGCGCCGCGTGGTATTGGCACTTCGTCGACGTCGTCTGGCTCGGCCTGTACGTCGTCGTCTACTGGCTGTAACAACGAAAACGGCCCGCGCAGCGATGCGCGGGCCGTTTGCTTGGCTCCGTCGGCGCAGCGATGCGCGCCGAAAGGGCCGCAGGCCGACCGGTGCGCCGCCCCGACTTCGTCGGGCGGCGCTTTTGCTTGAAGGGGCGGCTCTCGTGCGGCGTTATGCCGCATCAGCGGCCGATCGGAATGCCGGTCGAATGGATCCAGCCCATCCAGTTCGCGAACAGGATGAACAGGAACAGCGAGATCGACAGCCCGACCCGCATCGCGAGCGACCAGACCATCCGCTTCGTATGGCCTCGGTCGTGCATCATGAAATACAGCGCCGACACCATGCTGGCGATGATGAGTACGAAGGCGATCGGAACGAGAATGTGCATGAAGCTAACCGGTAACCGGCAGTTGGAGGAAGAAAGGACCATTATCGCACTTCGGTCGGGCGATCGTCGCGCCCGGGGAGCGGCGCGATGAGAATTCGCTGGCTGCCTGCGCTGCTGATTCTCGCGGTGATCGCGATCACGGTGCGGCTCGGTTTCTGGCAGCGCGACCGCGCGCATCAGAAGGAGGCGCTCGACGCGCAGATCACGCGCTACGAGCGCGCAAACCCCGTCGACGTGCCGCGCGAGTCCGTCGCGCTGAAGGACATCGAGTTCCATCGCGTGCGCGCCACGGGGCGCTTCATGCCGGAGCTCGCGGTGTTCCTCGACAACCGGCCGTATAACGACCAGCCGGGCTTCTACGTCGTGATGCCGATGAAGCTCGCGAACGGCGGCTACGTGCTCGTGAACCGCGGCTGGCTGCCGCGCAATTACGCCGATCGCACCGCGATCGAGCCGTTCGAGACGCCCGCGGGCGACGTGACGGTCGAGGGCATTGCGCGCGGCAACGCGTCTCGCGCGTTCGAGCTCGGCGAGGGCGGGTCGGCCGCGCGCCAGAAGATCCGTCAGAATCTCGACGCCGCAGCGTATGCGCAGGAAACAGGGCTGCCGCTGCAGCCGTTCGTGATTCAGCAGACGAGCGACGACGGCGACAAGCTCGTGCGCGACTGGCCCGCGCCGACGACGGGCGTCGAGCGCAATTACGGTTACATGTTCCAGTGGTGGGGCATGGCGGCGGCCGCCGCCGGCTTCGGTCTGTATGCCGCGCGGCGCGCGGCGAAAAAGCAATCCGGCGACGCGTGAGCGCGGCGCAGGCGAGTCGCGCGGCGCCGCGCGACGTCCATCGTTTCAAGAGGTCTTTTTGGTGATGCAATCTTCCCGACCGACGCAGCCGCAACGCGGCCAGCAAGCGGCACCCGCGCAGCGCGGTTCATGGAAGCGCGGCCGCTGGGTGCTGCTCGCGCTCGCGCTCGTGTGCGCCGCGCCCGTGATCGCGTCGTATCTCACGTATTACGTGATCAAGCCGCGCGGCGGCACGACCAACTACGGCACGCTGATCGAGCCGCAGCGGCCGATTCCGTCCGATCTGAGCGTCGTCGACGAAACGGGCAAGACGATGCCGCTCGCATCGTTGCGCGGCGTATGGCTGTTCGTGATGGAGGACAGCGGCGCGTGCGGCGACGCGTGCGCGAAGAAGCTCTACTTCATGCGCCAGGTGCGCGCGACGCAGGCGGGCGAGCGGCACCGGATCACGATGGTGTGGCTCAAGAGCGACGCGGCGAACGTGCCGGCGGCCATCGCCGACGCCTATCCGGACACGCTCAAGCTGCGCGCCGATCCGGCCGCGGTCGCCGCATGGCTGCCCGCCGACGCGGGTACGCAGGTGACCGATCACCTGTATCTCGTCGACCCGAACGGCAACCTGATGATGCGTTTCCCGAAGAATCCCGATCCGAGCAAGATCAAGCAGGATGTGACGAAGCTCCTGAAGTGGTCGAGCATCGGT
Above is a window of Burkholderia thailandensis E264 DNA encoding:
- a CDS encoding cytochrome c oxidase assembly protein — translated: MSKSDANVDRAFNRSMLVKLIVVAGLMFGFGFALVPMYRAICQVTGINNLLQRDVSEREAKNTQIDYTRTVSIELDANARGPLGFKPQRSSIDVHPGELTTVVYEVTNGQGRTVVAQAIPSYAPKQATEFFKKIECFCFTQQTLAANETRDMPVVFVIDPKLPKDVKTITLSYTFFELNTPAPAVKGAAGQAGGAAAKPAA
- the ctaD gene encoding cytochrome c oxidase subunit I, giving the protein MSSIGHDVAAGHAHDDHAHETPHGWRRWLFATNHKDIGTLYLLFSFIMFLSGGVMALAIRAELFEPGLQIMRPEFFNQLTTMHGLIMVFGAIMPAFVGFANWMIPLQIGASDMAFARMNNFSFWLLPVAAVLLVGSFFAPGGATAAGWTLYAPLSTQMGPGMDFAIFAVHIMGASSIMGGINIVVTILNMRAPGMTLMKMPMFAWTWLITAYLLIAVMPVLAGAITMVLFDRHFGTSFFNAAGGGDPVMYQHIFWFFGHPEVYIMILPAFGIVSQVIPAFSRKPLFGYSSMVYATASIAILSFMVWAHHMFVTGMPVTGQLFFMYATMLIAVPTGVKVFNWLATMWRGSLTFETPMLFAIGFLFVFTMGGFTGLMLAMAPLDIQYHGTYFVVAHFHYVLVAGSLFALFAGWYYWAPKWTGWMYNETRGKIHFWASMIFFNITFFPMHFVGLAGMPRRYADYPAQFTDFNQLATIGAFGFGLAQVYFLFAIVLPAYRGGGELERASDKPWDGATGLEWTVPSPAPFHTFEHPPTVE
- a CDS encoding cytochrome c oxidase subunit 3; this translates as MTGQNESPYYFVPHPSQHPISAAIGLLIMLGSFALWVNGEPWAPYTALVGLLWLLFVLYHWFGDAIAESEGGMYGKRVDKSYRWSMSWFIFSEVMFFGAFFGALFYAREIAMHQLGSLDYKLIWPDFSAVWPNEGPGALVGHFKTMGPWPIPTLNTALLLSSGATLTVSHHALRDDHRKKAIAWLAATLVFGVCFLFLQGFEYFHAYNELNLTLGSGVYGSTFFLLTGFHGFHVFLGGTMLAVVLVRMIRGHFKPDHHFAFEGAAWYWHFVDVVWLGLYVVVYWL
- a CDS encoding SURF1 family protein yields the protein MRIRWLPALLILAVIAITVRLGFWQRDRAHQKEALDAQITRYERANPVDVPRESVALKDIEFHRVRATGRFMPELAVFLDNRPYNDQPGFYVVMPMKLANGGYVLVNRGWLPRNYADRTAIEPFETPAGDVTVEGIARGNASRAFELGEGGSAARQKIRQNLDAAAYAQETGLPLQPFVIQQTSDDGDKLVRDWPAPTTGVERNYGYMFQWWGMAAAAAGFGLYAARRAAKKQSGDA
- a CDS encoding SCO family protein; this encodes MQSSRPTQPQRGQQAAPAQRGSWKRGRWVLLALALVCAAPVIASYLTYYVIKPRGGTTNYGTLIEPQRPIPSDLSVVDETGKTMPLASLRGVWLFVMEDSGACGDACAKKLYFMRQVRATQAGERHRITMVWLKSDAANVPAAIADAYPDTLKLRADPAAVAAWLPADAGTQVTDHLYLVDPNGNLMMRFPKNPDPSKIKQDVTKLLKWSSIG
- the coxB gene encoding cytochrome c oxidase subunit II encodes the protein MEILGKEAMKTIKRALTGVLACSGLLLSGAALAVGDSPGGPRVNEINLQQPVTKIAEELYDLHTMMLILCTVIFVGVFGVMFYSIFAHRKSKGHKAANFHESTTVEIIWTIVPFIIVVLMALPATKAVVAMKDTTNADLTVKVTGYQWKWGYDYVKGPGEGISFLSTLSTPRAEVNGQQPISDTYLQEVDHPLVVPVNKKIRVITTANDVVHSWYVPAFGVKQDAIPGFVRDTWFKADKVGTYRGFCTELCGKEHAYMPVVVEVLSDDDYAKWVSAQKAKLAAGAVDPNKVYTRAELMAHGEEVYKANCAVCHQPNGKGVGAFPALDGGKIVNGPIAGHLEQVLKGKGAMPSWASLSDLDIASVITYERNSWGNHKGDSLQPKQVADARNGKLPADAQQADGGAAAPAADASGAAAQTQARTLPAAIYFETGKSELPADAKDAIAAAAEYVKAHPDAKLALSGFTDKTGSADANAALAKRRAQIVRDALKTAGVAEDRIILKKPETITGGADAKEARRVEIGPAA
- a CDS encoding DUF2970 domain-containing protein: MVSGTGNKSTFVQTIKAVMWSFFGVRKRRDLEADATQLNPLHVLIAALIGAAVFVGVLILIVHAVVG
- a CDS encoding twin transmembrane helix small protein, with translation MHILVPIAFVLIIASMVSALYFMMHDRGHTKRMVWSLAMRVGLSISLFLFILFANWMGWIHSTGIPIGR
- a CDS encoding cytochrome oxidase small assembly protein; the encoded protein is MTRNSQKRRTSAEIRAGNKRLLLILLIVVAVFFVGAVVRQWIASTS